In Streptomyces sp. NBC_01707, a genomic segment contains:
- a CDS encoding 2-oxo acid dehydrogenase subunit E2 translates to MGLHAPDDPRGPFRARHRSTAVRRPTAVGRTGRCTHRRAPNQRRAGLGHRQRGGRLGQAHALADNARAGRLALEDISGGTFTISNLGTYGVEHFTAVINPPQAAILAVGAAQSQPVIRDGELSVGTTMALTLSIDHRVLDGASAAAFLADLQERLEYPLGIVL, encoded by the coding sequence ATGGGGCTTCACGCACCAGATGATCCGCGAGGCCCTTTCCGTGCTCGGCATCGCTCAACCGCGGTGAGACGCCCCACCGCAGTCGGGCGGACCGGCCGTTGCACCCACCGACGGGCACCGAATCAGCGCCGTGCCGGTCTTGGACACCGCCAGCGCGGTGGTCGGCTTGGTCAGGCTCACGCCCTGGCCGACAATGCCCGCGCCGGCCGCCTGGCGTTGGAGGACATCAGCGGCGGCACCTTCACCATCAGCAACCTGGGCACCTACGGCGTCGAACACTTCACCGCCGTCATCAACCCGCCCCAGGCCGCGATCCTTGCCGTTGGCGCCGCGCAATCCCAACCCGTCATCCGCGACGGCGAACTCAGCGTCGGCACCACCATGGCGCTGACCTTGTCCATCGACCACCGCGTCCTGGACGGCGCCAGCGCAGCAGCCTTCCTCGCCGACCTCCAGGAACGCCTCGAGTACCCCCTGGGCATCGTGCTGTAG
- the gap gene encoding type I glyceraldehyde-3-phosphate dehydrogenase, whose amino-acid sequence MAKIAINGLGRIGRAAFKILHDLDGVEVAAVNDLVTAENLAYLLTHDTVYGRYGKTVTAAGDALVVDGRTVPLYSCRDPAELPWQELGIDLVLECTGAFRRKEELTRHLSAGARFVILSAPARTETMATVVHGVNIAPAGQQIVSCASCTTNCITPVMEVMDRRIGVERAVMTTIHAYTSTQQLIDGPSKDFRRGRAGAANMLPASTGAALATTKALPELAGRFDGVAVRIPITVGSLADIVLVTARPTSPEEVNDLFRAEVTTDRYRGILGVSDEPLVSSDIVGDSRASIVDAAMTRVVDGTLVKIMSWYDNEWGFTHQMIREALSVLGIAQPR is encoded by the coding sequence ATGGCGAAGATCGCGATCAACGGGCTCGGACGCATCGGACGGGCCGCCTTCAAGATTCTCCACGACCTCGACGGGGTTGAGGTGGCTGCGGTCAACGACCTGGTCACCGCCGAGAACCTGGCCTACTTGCTCACCCACGACACCGTCTACGGACGCTACGGGAAGACCGTCACTGCTGCCGGTGACGCGCTGGTCGTCGACGGACGCACCGTCCCCCTGTACAGCTGCCGCGACCCGGCCGAGCTGCCGTGGCAGGAATTGGGAATCGACCTCGTCCTGGAGTGCACGGGTGCCTTCCGGCGCAAGGAGGAGCTGACCCGGCACCTGTCGGCGGGCGCACGGTTCGTGATCCTCTCGGCGCCCGCCCGCACTGAGACGATGGCCACCGTGGTCCACGGCGTGAACATCGCCCCAGCCGGGCAGCAGATCGTCTCCTGCGCGAGCTGCACGACCAATTGCATCACCCCGGTGATGGAGGTAATGGACCGCAGAATCGGCGTGGAGCGGGCTGTGATGACTACGATCCACGCCTACACCTCCACTCAGCAGCTCATCGACGGGCCCAGCAAGGACTTCCGGCGCGGCCGGGCCGGAGCCGCCAACATGCTTCCCGCCTCCACCGGCGCCGCGCTCGCAACCACCAAGGCACTCCCAGAGCTGGCCGGACGCTTCGACGGCGTGGCCGTCCGGATCCCGATCACGGTCGGATCGCTCGCGGATATCGTGCTCGTCACCGCCCGCCCGACGTCCCCCGAGGAAGTGAACGACCTCTTCCGTGCGGAGGTCACCACCGACCGCTACCGCGGCATCCTCGGCGTGTCGGACGAGCCGCTCGTCTCCAGCGACATCGTCGGTGACTCCCGGGCCTCGATCGTCGACGCGGCGATGACCCGGGTCGTGGACGGCACCCTGGTCAAGATCATGAGCTGGTACGACAACGAATGGGGCTTCACGCACCAGATGATCCGCGAGGCCCTTTCCGTGCTCGGCATCGCTCAACCGCGGTGA
- a CDS encoding DUF488 family protein, with protein sequence MATLLNDADVLAVIDVRTAPGSRHNPDANREVLEQWMPRQGIAYRWEPRLGGFRKTAPDSPDTFWQNASFRGYAGYTRDPQFVAAMDELLMQAAAVRTTVMCAEAVWWRCHRRIIADFAVLARRTPVLHLSHDGRLTEHRPTVGARLRDDGLLVYDEH encoded by the coding sequence ATGGCCACCCTCCTCAACGACGCCGACGTGCTGGCCGTGATCGACGTCCGTACCGCTCCGGGCAGCCGCCACAACCCGGACGCAAACCGAGAAGTACTGGAGCAGTGGATGCCGCGTCAAGGGATCGCCTACCGGTGGGAACCCCGACTCGGGGGCTTCCGCAAGACCGCGCCGGACTCACCCGACACGTTCTGGCAGAACGCCTCGTTCCGCGGATACGCGGGGTACACGCGGGACCCGCAGTTCGTGGCAGCAATGGACGAACTGCTCATGCAAGCCGCGGCCGTACGCACCACGGTCATGTGCGCGGAGGCGGTGTGGTGGCGCTGTCACCGACGGATCATCGCCGATTTCGCGGTGCTCGCGCGCAGAACCCCGGTGCTGCACCTGTCCCATGACGGGCGGCTCACCGAACACCGGCCGACGGTTGGTGCTCGGCTGCGTGACGACGGCCTGCTGGTGTACGACGAGCACTGA
- the tal gene encoding transaldolase, producing MNPLSALSEAGVSIWLDDLGREMLVSGSLAALVARDRVVGVTTNPSIFAKAITSGDAYDAQISDLAARGVGVGEALRALTTFDVRWACDVLRPVYDATEGVDGRVSIEVDPRLAHDTAATIAEARALWWLVDRPNLFVKIPAARQGLPAIAACLAEGISINITLIFSLARYDEVMVAFLDGMERARDAGRELSGIGSVASFFVSRVDTEADARLDQTGTAQAAELRGRLAIANARLAYQHYERVISSHRWQALEKAGARPQRPLWASTSVKDPAYPDTRYVTELVAPGVVNTMPVATLRAVADHGQVPADSVRAHYDDAQRVLLELRTVGVDYVDLVQALEDEGVSQFDASWEKLAEQLADTLSTARPVRTRG from the coding sequence ATGAATCCGTTGTCCGCACTGAGCGAAGCTGGAGTGTCGATCTGGCTGGACGACCTGGGCCGAGAAATGCTGGTGTCCGGGAGCCTGGCGGCACTCGTTGCGCGGGACCGGGTAGTTGGGGTGACCACCAATCCGTCGATTTTCGCCAAGGCGATCACAAGCGGCGACGCGTACGACGCACAGATCTCTGACTTGGCTGCCCGCGGAGTCGGGGTCGGTGAGGCGCTGCGGGCGCTGACCACGTTCGACGTTCGATGGGCGTGCGATGTGCTGCGCCCGGTCTACGACGCCACGGAAGGCGTCGACGGGCGGGTCTCCATCGAGGTCGACCCCCGGCTCGCGCACGACACCGCGGCAACGATTGCGGAGGCGCGGGCGCTGTGGTGGCTGGTCGACCGGCCCAACCTATTCGTGAAGATCCCGGCCGCCCGGCAGGGCCTGCCGGCGATCGCCGCGTGCCTGGCCGAGGGGATCAGCATCAACATCACGTTGATCTTCTCGCTCGCCCGCTATGACGAGGTTATGGTCGCCTTCCTCGATGGGATGGAACGCGCGCGCGATGCGGGCCGGGAACTGTCCGGGATCGGCTCGGTGGCCTCGTTCTTCGTCTCCCGGGTCGACACCGAGGCGGACGCACGCCTGGACCAGACCGGCACCGCGCAGGCGGCCGAGCTGCGCGGCCGGTTGGCGATCGCCAACGCACGGCTGGCCTACCAGCACTACGAGCGGGTGATCTCCTCGCACCGCTGGCAGGCCCTGGAGAAGGCCGGGGCCCGCCCGCAGCGTCCGCTCTGGGCTTCAACCTCTGTGAAGGATCCCGCCTACCCCGACACCCGCTACGTGACCGAACTGGTCGCACCCGGCGTGGTCAACACCATGCCGGTGGCCACCTTGCGCGCGGTCGCCGACCACGGCCAAGTGCCAGCCGACTCGGTACGCGCCCACTACGACGACGCTCAGCGGGTACTCCTCGAGTTGCGAACAGTCGGTGTGGACTACGTCGACCTCGTCCAGGCCCTTGAGGACGAGGGCGTGTCGCAGTTCGACGCCAGCTGGGAGAAGCTCGCCGAACAGCTCGCCGACACTCTCAGCACCGCGCGCCCAGTGCGGACCAGGGGCTGA
- a CDS encoding NAD(P)/FAD-dependent oxidoreductase, producing MTDNSAYVIIGASLAGAKAAQALREEGFDGPLILIGDESERPYERPPLSKGYLMGKDAREQIYVHPPQWYAEHDVELRLGTAVTALDPAPHEVTLADGSRLGYAQLLLATGSSPRRLPVPGTDLDGVLYLRTVEDSDRIKDAFSSASRVAIVGAGWIGLETAAAARAAGVDVTLLARAELPLLRVVGREVAQVFADLHRDHGVDLRFGVQVAEITGSAGTVDGVRLSDGTRIDADAVIVGIGIVPNTGLAQAAGLQVDNGILTDERLGTSSPGIYAAGDVANAFHPLLHRRIRVEHWANALHQPQTAAKAMLGREGAYDRVPYFFTDQYDLGMEYAGYAEPGGYDQVLFRGDIGAREFVAFWLARGRVLAGMNVNIWDVTEPIQALVRSGQQVDIGKLADPQVPIESLLHNAECHPTS from the coding sequence ATGACTGACAACAGCGCGTATGTGATCATCGGAGCCAGTCTGGCCGGGGCGAAGGCCGCGCAGGCGCTGCGCGAGGAGGGCTTCGACGGCCCGCTGATCCTGATCGGGGACGAGAGTGAGCGGCCCTACGAGCGCCCGCCGCTGTCCAAGGGCTACCTGATGGGCAAGGACGCGCGGGAGCAGATCTACGTCCATCCGCCCCAGTGGTACGCCGAGCACGACGTCGAACTGCGCCTGGGGACAGCCGTCACCGCGCTTGACCCGGCCCCGCACGAGGTGACGCTCGCAGACGGCAGCCGCCTCGGGTACGCCCAACTGTTGCTGGCCACGGGCTCCTCGCCGCGCCGCCTGCCAGTGCCGGGCACGGACCTGGACGGGGTGCTGTACCTGCGCACGGTCGAGGACAGCGACCGGATCAAGGACGCCTTCTCCTCCGCGTCACGGGTGGCGATCGTGGGGGCAGGCTGGATCGGCCTGGAGACTGCTGCCGCGGCTCGCGCCGCCGGTGTGGACGTCACCCTGCTGGCGAGGGCTGAGCTGCCGTTGCTCCGCGTCGTTGGCCGCGAGGTCGCACAGGTCTTTGCCGACCTGCACCGCGACCACGGGGTGGACCTGCGTTTCGGCGTGCAGGTCGCCGAGATCACCGGCAGCGCGGGTACCGTTGACGGCGTGCGGCTGTCCGACGGTACCCGCATCGACGCCGATGCGGTCATCGTCGGCATCGGCATTGTGCCCAACACCGGGCTCGCGCAGGCCGCGGGTCTCCAGGTCGATAACGGCATTCTCACCGACGAGCGTCTAGGCACCTCCTCGCCCGGCATTTACGCCGCGGGTGATGTCGCCAACGCATTCCACCCCTTGCTGCACCGGCGCATCCGCGTGGAGCACTGGGCCAACGCGCTGCACCAGCCACAGACCGCCGCCAAGGCGATGCTCGGCCGTGAAGGGGCCTACGACCGGGTGCCGTACTTCTTCACCGACCAGTACGACCTGGGCATGGAGTACGCCGGATACGCTGAGCCCGGCGGCTACGACCAGGTCCTCTTCCGCGGCGATATCGGCGCGCGCGAGTTCGTCGCGTTCTGGCTCGCACGCGGCCGGGTGCTGGCGGGCATGAATGTCAACATCTGGGACGTCACCGAACCGATCCAGGCCCTCGTACGCTCCGGCCAACAGGTTGACATCGGCAAACTCGCCGACCCACAGGTGCCCATCGAATCGCTCCTGCACAACGCTGAGTGTCACCCGACGAGCTAG